From one Melospiza melodia melodia isolate bMelMel2 chromosome 4, bMelMel2.pri, whole genome shotgun sequence genomic stretch:
- the GALNT4 gene encoding polypeptide N-acetylgalactosaminyltransferase 4, giving the protein MRIRLARRWTWIRKSCLFLGFLMIAYFVVELSVSSFGASLAGKSITKGKWERRFSDGAEKAVDLARPVYDKPPPDPYAPGEWGKPFRPQLSPEEQKQEEELIEKYAINIYLSDKISLHRHIEDNRLSGCKTKSYNYRRLPTTSVIIAFYNEAWSTLLRTIHSVLETSPSVLLKEIILVDDLSDKMYLKAELEKYISSLKRVRLIRTNKREGLVRARLIGATFATGDVLTFLDCHCECVSGWLEPLLERIAENETVIVCPVIDTIDWKTFEYYMQTAEPMIGGFDWRLTFQWHSVPKHERLRRKSETDPIRSPTMAGGLFAVSKKYFEYLGTYDTGMDVWGGENLELSFRVWQCGGMLEIHPCSHVGHVFPKRAPYARPNFLQNTARAAEVWMDEFKDHFYNRNPSARKENYGDISERKILRERLKCKSFHWYLKNIFAELHVPEDRPGWHGAIRSTGIPSECLDYVLQEHNPTGSHLSLFGCHGQGGNQFFEYTSNQEIRFNSVTELCAEVPEREDFIGMRSCPKDGSPVPEIIIWHFKEDGTIYHPHSGKCLTAYRTTEGHADVQMRACSAGDKNQIWKFEK; this is encoded by the coding sequence ATGAGGATTCGTCTGGCGAGAAGATGGACGTGGATCCGCAAAAGCTGCCTGTTCCTGGGCTTCTTAATGATCGCTTACTTTGTGGTCGAGCTGTCCGTTTCTTCCTTCGGTGCCTCCCTCGCCGGCAAGAGCATCACTAAAGGGAAATGGGAGAGGCGCTTTTCTGACGGAGCAGAAAAAGCTGTCGATTTGGCTCGTCCAGTTTATGACAAACCCCCACCCGATCCTTATGCTCCAGGAGAATGGGGCAAACCCTTTCGCCCCCAGCTGAGTCCTGAGGAGCAGAAACAGGAAGAAGAGCTGATTGAGAAGTAtgcaataaatatttatttaagtgATAAAATTTCTCTCCACCGGCACATTGAAGATAATCGACTGAGTGGTTGTAAAACTAAATCTTACAACTACAGAAGACTGCCCACAACATCTGTTATAATTGCTTTCTACAATGAAGCCTGGTCAACACTGCTGCGGACGATACATAGTGTTCTCGAAACATCACCCTCAGTGCTTTTGAAAGAAATTATACTGGTGGATGACCTGAGTGATAAAATGTATTTGAAGGCTGAACTCGAAAAATACATAAGCAGTCTGAAAAGAGTTCGCTTGATAAGAACCAACAAACGAGAAGGATTGGTTCGTGCACGCTTGATTGGCGCTACCTTTGCTACAGGTGATGTTCTCACATTCCTGGATTGTCACTGTGAATGTGTTTCCGGCTGGCTGGAACCACTGCTCGAGAGGATTGCTGAGAATGAGACTGTTATTGTTTGTCCTGTCATTGACACCATTGACTGGAAAACATTTGAGTACTACATGCAAACGGCAGAGCCCATGATTGGGGGCTTTGACTGGCGGCTGACGTTCCAGTGGCACTCGGTGCCCAAACATGAACGTCTCAGGCGCAAGTCGGAAACCGACCCCATCAGATCCCCAACCATGGCTGGTGGCTTGTTTGCTGTCAGCAAGAAGTATTTTGAGTACCTGGGAACCTATGATACAGGAATGGATGTTTGGGGAGGGGAGAACTTAGAATTATCGTTTAGGGTTTGGCAGTGTGGAGGCATGTTGGAAATTCATCCGTGCTCCCACGTGGGCCATGTGTTTCCAAAGCGTGCGCCCTATGCTAGACCAAATTTCCTTCAGAACACGGCACGTGCCGCTGAGGTGTGGATGGATGAGTTCAAAGATCACTTTTACAACAGAAATCCTTCAGCAAGGAAAGAAAACTATGGAGACATTTCTGAAAGAAAGATTCTTAGGGAGCGTTTGAAATGCAAGAGTTTTCACTGGTACTTAAAAAACATATTTGCTGAGTTGCATGTACCAGAAGATCGTCCTGGCTGGCACGGCGCTATCCGCAGCACAGGAATACCTTCAGAGTGCCTTGACTATGTCTTACAGGAGCATAATCCTACTGGCTCTCACCTGTCTCTCTTTGGCTGTCATGGTCAGGGAGGCAACCAATTTTTTGAATATACATCAAATCAGGAGATTAGATTTAACTCTGTAACTGAGCTATGTGCTGAAGTCCCTGAGCGTGAAGACTTCATAGGTATGAGGAGCTGCCCAAAAGATGGATCTCCTGTCCCAGAAATTATTATCTGGCACTTCAAAGAAGATGGGACTATTTATCATCCTCATTCAGGGAAGTGCCTTACTGCTTATCGCACAACTGAGGGGCACGCTGATGTGCAAATGAGAGCTTGTAGTGCTGGAGATAAAAATCAGATTTGGAAATTTGAGAAATAA